GGCGGCGGCATCATCCCGGAGGCAGACATCGAGCCGCTGAAGGCGGCCGGCATCGAAGAGATCTTCACGCCGGGCACGCCGACTACAGAGATCATCGACTGGGTCAACGAGCACGTTGGCTCCACGGCGAGTTAGGAGAGCCGCGCTTGGACCTCTTCGAATACCAGGGCAAGGAGCTGCTGCGCAAGTTCGAGATCCCCGTTCCCGAGGGGCGCGTTGCGTCGACACCGGACGAGGCGGCCGAGGCGACGAGGTTCCTCGGCAACCGCGTCGTCGTGAAGGCGCAGGTCTCCGTCGGGGGCCGCGGCAAGCAGGGAGGGGTCAAGCTCGCCTCTTCACCTGACGAAGCGCGGGCTGCAGCCGAGGAGATCTTCGCGATCGACTTCTATGACCAGGAGGGTTTCAAGCTGAAACAAGCGGCGGACGCGGGATCGCTATCCGCCGAGCAAGCAGCGCTGTGGGAGCAGAAGCAACGACAGGCCGAGCGGACGCGGCGGGTCCTGGTCGAACGGGCGGGCGAGCTGAAGGCGGAGTACTACTGCTCGTTCATCCTCGACAGAACGTCGCGCAACTACCTGGCGATCATGAGCTCCGAGGGCGGCATGGACATCGAGGAGGTCAACCGCACCCGCCCCGACGCGATCGCGAAGGTGACCATCGACCCGCTGTTGGGTATGTCGGACTTCCACGGGCGCGAGCTGGTCTTCGGCGGGAACATCGATGCCGACGCCCGCAAAGGCTCGCTCTCGATCCTTCCGAAGCTCTACCGGGCGTTCGTCGAGCTCGACGCCTCGCAGATCGAGATCAACCCGCTCGTCCTCACCGGTGACGGCAAGGTCATGGCGCTCGATGCGAAGGTGATCCTCGACGACTCCGCCGCCTTCCGCCATCCCTTCTTCGAGGAGCTGAAGGCCGCGCACGAGGTTCCCGAGCAAGAGCGCAAGGCGAAGGAGCTGGGCCTGAACCTCATCAAGCTCTCCGGCGACGTCGGCATCATCGGCAACGGCGCGGGGCTCGTCATGTCGACGCTCGACGTGGTGAAGGACGCCGGTGGGTCGGCCGCGAACTTCCTCGACGTCGGTGGCGGCGCGAACGCGGAGGTGCTGTCGAACTCTCTGCAGATCATCACCGAGAACCCCGAGGTGAAGAGCATCTTCATCAACATCTTCGGTGGGATCACGCGCTGCGATCTGGTGGCCGAGGGGATCATCGACGCCCTCGGACGGCTCGACGTGAGGGTCCCGATCGTGGTGCGGCTGGACGGCACCAACGCAGAGCAAGGACGGAAGATGCTGGCCGATGCACCGCACCCGATGCTGGTCACGGCGGAGACGATGTTGGGGGCCGCGGAGAAGGCGGTCGAGCTGGCAGATAGAGGCGCGAGTTAGATGGCGATCCTGGTCGACGACAACACCAAGTTGGTGGTGCAGGGACTCACCGGCAGCGAGGGCTCCTTCCATGCCGGCCGCAACAAGGAATACGGGACGCAGCTGGTCGCGGGAGTCACGCCGGGCAAGGGCGGAACGGAACACAACGGCACGCCGGTGTTCCATACCGTCCAAGAGGCGGTGGAGAAGACGGGCGCGAACACATCGATGGTCTTCGTGCCGGCTCGTTTCGCTGCCGACGCGATCCTGGAGGCGTACGACGCCGGCATCCAGACGATCGTCGCCATCACCGAGCACGTACCCGCCCTGGACATGGCGCGCGTGGTGGGCTACGTCCGCGGGCGCGGCAACGGCGTGTC
This genomic window from Actinomycetota bacterium contains:
- the sucC gene encoding ADP-forming succinate--CoA ligase subunit beta, yielding MDLFEYQGKELLRKFEIPVPEGRVASTPDEAAEATRFLGNRVVVKAQVSVGGRGKQGGVKLASSPDEARAAAEEIFAIDFYDQEGFKLKQAADAGSLSAEQAALWEQKQRQAERTRRVLVERAGELKAEYYCSFILDRTSRNYLAIMSSEGGMDIEEVNRTRPDAIAKVTIDPLLGMSDFHGRELVFGGNIDADARKGSLSILPKLYRAFVELDASQIEINPLVLTGDGKVMALDAKVILDDSAAFRHPFFEELKAAHEVPEQERKAKELGLNLIKLSGDVGIIGNGAGLVMSTLDVVKDAGGSAANFLDVGGGANAEVLSNSLQIITENPEVKSIFINIFGGITRCDLVAEGIIDALGRLDVRVPIVVRLDGTNAEQGRKMLADAPHPMLVTAETMLGAAEKAVELADRGAS